One genomic segment of Nocardioides cavernaquae includes these proteins:
- the lysA gene encoding diaminopimelate decarboxylase, with translation MAGRVPPGDFTGTSPVWLREPADPNALVPVLWSQTARKDESGVLHVGGIAIPDLVADVNTPAYVLDEADFRARAAAFRDGFAGYDVYYAGKAFLSVAVAKWVAEEGLCLDVCSNGELTVALRAGVDPARIGYHGNNKTPMELRRAVVAGVGRIVVDSFHEIERVAAITAELGVTQGVMIRVTAGVEAHTHEFIATAHEDQKFGFSISAGSAFEAAKAVVAAPGLDLRGLHSHIGSQIFDTSGWEVAARRVLALHARVAEELGHVMPELDLGGGFGIAYTTQDDPADPADLAERITKIVAGECAALQIAQPHLSIEPGRAIVGPAMCTVYTVGTVKTVALDGGASRTYVSVDGGMSDNIRPALYDADYSCTLASRSSTAAPVLARVVGKHCESGDIVVKDEFLPGDIAPGDLIAVPGTGAYGRSMASNYNHALRPPVVAVRDGAARVVVRRETEDDLLATDMGADA, from the coding sequence ATGGCCGGCCGCGTCCCGCCCGGTGACTTCACCGGCACCTCGCCCGTCTGGCTGCGCGAGCCCGCGGACCCCAATGCCCTCGTCCCGGTCCTGTGGTCGCAGACCGCGCGCAAGGACGAGTCCGGTGTGCTGCACGTGGGCGGCATCGCGATCCCGGACCTGGTCGCCGACGTCAACACCCCGGCGTACGTTCTCGACGAGGCGGACTTCCGTGCTCGTGCGGCGGCCTTCCGTGACGGGTTCGCTGGTTACGACGTCTACTACGCCGGCAAGGCGTTCCTGTCCGTCGCCGTGGCGAAGTGGGTCGCGGAGGAGGGGCTCTGCCTCGACGTGTGCAGCAACGGCGAGCTGACGGTCGCCCTGCGCGCTGGTGTCGACCCGGCGCGGATCGGCTACCACGGCAACAACAAGACCCCCATGGAGCTGCGTCGCGCGGTCGTCGCCGGCGTAGGCCGCATCGTCGTCGACTCCTTCCACGAGATCGAGCGGGTTGCGGCGATCACCGCCGAGCTCGGGGTCACGCAGGGCGTGATGATCCGGGTCACCGCCGGTGTCGAGGCGCACACGCACGAGTTCATCGCGACCGCCCACGAGGACCAGAAGTTCGGGTTCTCGATCTCGGCGGGTTCCGCCTTCGAGGCCGCGAAGGCGGTCGTCGCGGCTCCCGGCCTGGACCTGCGTGGCCTGCACAGCCACATCGGCAGCCAGATCTTCGACACCTCCGGGTGGGAGGTCGCGGCCCGTCGCGTGCTGGCGCTCCACGCCCGTGTCGCCGAGGAGCTGGGCCACGTCATGCCCGAGCTCGACCTGGGTGGCGGCTTCGGCATCGCCTACACGACCCAGGACGACCCGGCGGACCCGGCGGACCTCGCGGAGCGGATCACCAAGATCGTCGCGGGGGAGTGCGCCGCGCTCCAGATCGCCCAGCCGCACCTCTCCATCGAGCCGGGCCGCGCGATCGTCGGCCCGGCCATGTGCACCGTCTACACCGTCGGCACGGTCAAGACCGTTGCTCTCGACGGCGGGGCGAGCCGCACCTACGTCTCCGTCGACGGCGGGATGAGCGACAACATCCGCCCCGCCCTGTACGACGCCGACTACTCCTGCACCCTGGCTTCCCGTTCCTCGACGGCTGCCCCGGTGCTGGCCCGGGTGGTCGGCAAGCACTGCGAGTCGGGCGACATCGTGGTCAAGGACGAGTTCCTTCCCGGCGACATCGCACCCGGTGACCTGATCGCGGTGCCCGGCACGGGTGCCTATGGTCGTTCGATGGCCTCCAACTACAACCACGCCCTTCGCCCGCCGGTGGTCGCTGTGCGGGACGGCGCCGCGCGCGTCGTCGTACGGCGGGAGACTGAGGACGACCTCTTGGCAACAGATATGGGAGCAGACGCGTGA
- a CDS encoding homoserine dehydrogenase translates to MNTKPLKVAVLGCGSVGSQVVRLLGEQAGDLAARVGAPIELAGVAVRRLDAPREIDLPADLLTTDALGLVTRGDIDLVIEVIGGIEPARSLILAALENGASVVTANKALLAEDGPTLFEAAAKAGRDLYYEAAVAGAIPILRPLRESLAGDKVTRVLGIVNGTTNFILDKMDTSGAGFEEALQEAQALGYAEADPTADVEGFDAAAKAAILASLAFHSRVTAADVYREGIADVTAGDVASAREMNCVVKLLAICELRGDAVSVRVHPAMIPASHPLASVRGAYNAVFVESEAAGQLMFYGPGAGGAPTASAVLGDLVTVARNKLAGTRGVGESSYAAREVLPMGETVTSYHVQLDVDDRAGVLASVATAFSEQGVSIQTVRQEGRGADAQLVVVSHPATDAQLAATVEHLRGMDSVRAVTSVMRVEGGE, encoded by the coding sequence GTGAACACGAAACCGCTGAAGGTGGCGGTCCTGGGCTGCGGCTCCGTCGGTTCGCAGGTGGTCCGGCTGCTCGGTGAGCAGGCAGGGGACCTGGCGGCCCGGGTGGGTGCGCCGATCGAGCTCGCCGGCGTCGCCGTGCGCCGCCTGGACGCTCCGCGCGAGATCGACCTGCCCGCCGACCTGCTGACCACCGACGCGCTCGGCCTGGTCACGCGCGGCGACATCGACCTGGTCATCGAGGTGATCGGTGGCATCGAGCCCGCCCGGTCGCTGATCCTCGCTGCCCTCGAGAACGGCGCCTCCGTCGTCACCGCCAACAAGGCGCTGCTCGCGGAGGACGGTCCGACCCTCTTCGAGGCGGCGGCCAAGGCCGGTCGTGACCTCTACTACGAGGCGGCTGTTGCCGGCGCGATCCCGATCCTGCGCCCGCTGCGCGAGTCGCTGGCCGGTGACAAGGTCACCCGCGTGCTCGGCATCGTCAACGGCACCACGAACTTCATCCTCGACAAGATGGACACCTCCGGTGCCGGCTTCGAGGAGGCGCTCCAGGAGGCCCAGGCGCTGGGCTACGCCGAAGCCGACCCGACCGCTGACGTCGAGGGCTTCGATGCCGCCGCCAAGGCTGCGATCCTCGCCTCGCTCGCGTTCCACTCCCGCGTGACCGCCGCCGACGTCTACCGCGAGGGCATCGCCGATGTCACCGCTGGTGATGTCGCCTCCGCGCGCGAGATGAACTGCGTCGTCAAGCTGCTCGCGATCTGCGAGCTGCGCGGCGACGCCGTGTCGGTGCGCGTGCACCCGGCGATGATCCCGGCATCGCACCCGCTGGCCTCGGTCCGCGGTGCCTACAACGCGGTCTTCGTCGAGTCCGAGGCTGCGGGCCAGCTCATGTTCTACGGCCCGGGCGCCGGCGGTGCGCCGACCGCGTCCGCCGTCCTTGGTGACCTCGTCACCGTTGCCCGCAACAAGCTCGCGGGCACCCGTGGCGTCGGCGAGTCGTCGTACGCCGCGCGGGAGGTCCTCCCGATGGGGGAGACCGTCACCAGCTACCACGTCCAGCTCGACGTCGACGACCGCGCAGGCGTGCTCGCCTCCGTGGCGACCGCGTTCTCCGAGCAGGGTGTGTCGATCCAGACCGTCCGCCAGGAAGGCCGTGGCGCCGACGCGCAGCTCGTCGTCGTCTCGCACCCCGCAACCGACGCGCAGCTCGCTGCGACCGTCGAGCACCTGCGTGGCATGGACAGCGTCCGCGCCGTCACCTCGGTGATGCGCGTAGAAGGAGGAGAGTGA